From the genome of Alkalimarinus coralli:
GGGCTGGTCAAACGTTTAGTACCTAACGCCAAAACCATTGGAACCCTATACAATCCGGGTGAAGCCAACTCCGTCACTATTGTTGAGCTAGTTGAAAAAACAGCCCCTGAACTTGGGATGAAGGTTATCAAGTCTGCAGCAACAAAGTCATCTGATGTACTTACAGCGGCAAGATCACTGGTTGGCAAAGTGGACGCAATCTATTTGCCTACTGACAACACTGTCATATCAGCGGCAGAAGCCGTTATAAAAGTAGGTGAACAAAACAAACTGCCAATTATCGCGGCAGACACAGATACCGTCAGCCGGGGCGCGATTGCCGCACTGGGTTTTAATTACTATGACGTTGGTCGCCAAACCGGTGCCATTGTTGCACAAATACTCAATGGCCAAAAACCTGGGGATATTGCTGTTCAAGGTGTTGAAAAAATGGAACTGCATATCAACCCTGGGGCTGCACAACGCATGGGCTTAACGCTACCAGAAGGCATTCTGGAAGAAGCTAAGAACGTTATTGAGAAATGATATTTATCAAACCAGGCCACGGTGAAAAACGATACCATGGCCTGGAAAATATAAGCCGCATTTAACCTAGGCCTACGGCCTCAACATCCTGAACCACGTCTGTTTTTATTAATCCAGTTGCTCGGTTATTTATAATTTTTTCTACATTAAGAGGTAATCTGTGAGTCAAATTGCATTCCTGGGTGCTATAGAAACGGGGCTAATTTTTGCGCTGGTCGCATTTGGCGTATTCCTCTCATTCCGAATTCTCGACTTTCCCGACCTGACGGTTGATGGCAGCTTTCCACTGGGCGCTGCGGTATCTGCAACCATGATTGTGAGCGGCGTGAACCCCTGGCTGGCAACGGCCGCGGCTGTTTTTGCTGGCGGCATTGCGGGTGTTATTACGGCATGGATGAACGTTCGCCTACAAATTCTAAACTTGCTGGCATCTATCCTCACCATGATTGCCCTTTATTCAATCAATCTGCGCATCATGGGAAAGCCCAATATCGCACTACTTGGTGAGAATACAATACTTACACCGCTTGAAAGCATTGACCTCCCTTATTACGTAACGACCCCTTTAGCGTTCTTCGTTATTGCTATTATTGTGCTGGTTGCACTGGTTTATTTTCTGAAATCTGAAACCGGCTTAGCGATGCGGGCAACGGGCGCCAATGGGCGTATGGCCCGAGCTCAAGGCATTTCAACATCATCGATGATTATTTTAGGCATGGCGTTATCAAATGGCCTTGTTGCACTGGCGGGCTCTCTGTTTGCGCAGAGTCAAGGTGCGGCAGATGTAACCATGGGTGTCGGGGTCATTGTAGTCGGGCTCGCTTCTGTTATTGGTGGAGAGGCACTGGTATCGACAAGAACACTATTGCTTGCCATCATCGCATGTTTAGTCGGCGCAGTGCTCTACAGACTGGCAATAGCGCTGGCACTCAATGCTGACTTTATTGGACTGCAGGCTCAAGACCTTAATTTGGTAACCGCGGCACTTGTCGCCATGGCGATTGTTCTACCCCGGTTTAAAACCACGGTAAAGTCCTCAAGCAGAGGTGTATCATGATAAGCATTGAAAACCTCCGCGTCACCTTCGGAAAAGGCACCCCACTCGAAAACAAAGCCCTGAGAGGGCTTTCTTTACAGGTACCCAAAGGGCAGTTTGTAACCGTCATTGGAAGTAACGGTGCTGGCAAGTCAACATTCCTCAATGCTCTGAGCGGAGAAACTCAAGTCGACAGCGGTCGCATTACTATTGCTGACCAGACAGTTACTCATCTGCCAACACACAAAAGAGCACATTTGGTATCAAGAGTCTTTCAAGACCCACTGGCTGGTACTTGCGAAAACTTAACCATCGAAGAAAACCTGGCTCTGGCCATCAAACGCGGGAAAAAACGAGGCTTAGGCAGGGCTAACAAAAAACAATATATTGATTTTTTTAAAGACCAGCTACGCTACCTGAATCTTGGCTTGGAGAAGCGCTTACAGGATAAGATGGGCCTGCTCTCAGGGGGCCAAAGGCAAGCCATTAGCTTATTGATGGCGACACTTGAACCATCAGAGATATTACTTCTGGACGAGCATACTGCAGCACTCGATCCAAAAACAGCAAAGTTCGTATTGGATCTTACTGAAGCCATCATCGAGCAACACCAGTTAACGGCCATCATGGTCACCCACAGCATGAGGCAAGCTCTGGACGTGGGTGATAGAACCGTTATGCTGCACGAAGGAAAGGTGGCTTTCGATATATCCAACCCACAAAGAGAGGGGCTTGATGTACCCGACCTATTGAACCTATTTGAAGCGAAGCGCGGTGAAGCACTTTCAGATGACGGGTTGCTGTTAGGTTAAGCGGTGCGGCCCCGCTGACCAGCCTATCGGGCCTTAAAAGAGCCAGGTCAACGAGTGAAATACGAGGCGTTCTGTTCCAAAGAGGTTGATACTAAAGCGCGTTTAGCATTGCCATAATGGCTTCATCAGCGCCTGTTAGCAATATAATATTGAGCACGATTGAAATGACAGCTATCGTTGAAACTATTTTTAGCATCAGAGGCGTTGAGTCTGCGTTAGCGCCTTCGATATACCTTTTTTTACCCACACCTCCTTCCAGATTAGGTTTAACAACCGTCTTCTGTTCTTTGATAAGCAGATATAGTTCAGACTGAACCGCTTCTACGCTCTGTGGCCGTTGCATCGGGTCTATATCAAGCATTCTTTGCAATAAAGCCTGTAGATCAGCCTCCAGTGCATCAAATACCTTTGTGTGAACCAACTGGTTAGACTTAAATTCGGGTGGAGCCCCGGTCAAGGTATGGAAAAAGATAGCGCCTAAGGAGTATATATCTGCCAGTTCACTATTCTCCTCCGATGCAGGTTGGTACCAGTTCTTTTTTTCAGGGTCAATTCGGTAATGCTCATCCAACCCAAAATCGGAAATCCTGGGCTGAAGGTTTGAGGTAAGCAGTATATTGCTAGGCCTTAGGTTGCCATGAATAACTCGATTACGGTGAGCAAATGCAAGCCCGTCACAAACCTGGTTCGCCAAAGGTAAAAATGACGCAAGAGGCATGGGTTCAATAAGCCGGTCTTGCAAGGTTCCGCCTGATATGTACTCCATTACGATAATAAACACATGCTGTTTATTAGAGGTTCCGTGAATATTCGCAATATTCGGATGCTTTAGCTGGCTGAGTATTTTGGCTTCTTTTAAACCTGACGACTGCCCTACTTTTTTCTTGATGACGAGCAGGTTATTAGATGATTTTTCTTCATACAGATATACTGCCCCGTAGCGGTCATCGCGAATCACATCAAGAAGGCCAAAGCGTTTTTGAATAGCCGCTAACCCCTCACTGGCCCTGTCTTGCTGAGCCTGACCCAGATGCTGCCCCTG
Proteins encoded in this window:
- a CDS encoding ABC transporter substrate-binding protein; the protein is MFNSLKTVALALACSVSLSAIAEQKSVAITQIVEHPALDSVRLGVKEELAEQGYVIGEKLKWQYESAQGNPTTAAQIARKFAGESPDVIVAIATPSAQTAAAAARNTAIVFSAVTDPIGAKLVKNLDRPGRNITGTTDMLPVKKHLGLVKRLVPNAKTIGTLYNPGEANSVTIVELVEKTAPELGMKVIKSAATKSSDVLTAARSLVGKVDAIYLPTDNTVISAAEAVIKVGEQNKLPIIAADTDTVSRGAIAALGFNYYDVGRQTGAIVAQILNGQKPGDIAVQGVEKMELHINPGAAQRMGLTLPEGILEEAKNVIEK
- a CDS encoding ABC transporter permease; this translates as MSQIAFLGAIETGLIFALVAFGVFLSFRILDFPDLTVDGSFPLGAAVSATMIVSGVNPWLATAAAVFAGGIAGVITAWMNVRLQILNLLASILTMIALYSINLRIMGKPNIALLGENTILTPLESIDLPYYVTTPLAFFVIAIIVLVALVYFLKSETGLAMRATGANGRMARAQGISTSSMIILGMALSNGLVALAGSLFAQSQGAADVTMGVGVIVVGLASVIGGEALVSTRTLLLAIIACLVGAVLYRLAIALALNADFIGLQAQDLNLVTAALVAMAIVLPRFKTTVKSSSRGVS
- a CDS encoding ABC transporter ATP-binding protein, yielding MISIENLRVTFGKGTPLENKALRGLSLQVPKGQFVTVIGSNGAGKSTFLNALSGETQVDSGRITIADQTVTHLPTHKRAHLVSRVFQDPLAGTCENLTIEENLALAIKRGKKRGLGRANKKQYIDFFKDQLRYLNLGLEKRLQDKMGLLSGGQRQAISLLMATLEPSEILLLDEHTAALDPKTAKFVLDLTEAIIEQHQLTAIMVTHSMRQALDVGDRTVMLHEGKVAFDISNPQREGLDVPDLLNLFEAKRGEALSDDGLLLG
- a CDS encoding serine/threonine protein kinase, with amino-acid sequence MADGRYQYLEVIGEGGMATVYRGVQKSLNRPVAIKVLSADLSDNPSIIKRFKRESLIIAGLNHPNIIHVIDKGTTSSGRPVFVMEYVEGQTLSEVIYQDSLTFNRKMDLLIQVCKGLAYAHKLGVIHRDIKPANILIDDEGNARLLDFGIASFFKDKQSGDENETKLVMGTEAYMAPEQQLGISETSELSDIYSLGVVIYELLSGQPPSNPVQPLTARVPEVTEELNALVMQCLSRHKQDRPSSVEKVKNIILRVMQGQHLGQAQQDRASEGLAAIQKRFGLLDVIRDDRYGAVYLYEEKSSNNLLVIKKKVGQSSGLKEAKILSQLKHPNIANIHGTSNKQHVFIIVMEYISGGTLQDRLIEPMPLASFLPLANQVCDGLAFAHRNRVIHGNLRPSNILLTSNLQPRISDFGLDEHYRIDPEKKNWYQPASEENSELADIYSLGAIFFHTLTGAPPEFKSNQLVHTKVFDALEADLQALLQRMLDIDPMQRPQSVEAVQSELYLLIKEQKTVVKPNLEGGVGKKRYIEGANADSTPLMLKIVSTIAVISIVLNIILLTGADEAIMAMLNAL